In the Silene latifolia isolate original U9 population chromosome 1, ASM4854445v1, whole genome shotgun sequence genome, cctggaccttattttgtgaatcttggagcttattttgtgaatcttggagcttattttgtgaacttattttgtgaacttatttgtgaatcctggaacgtATTTcgtgaatcttggaccttattttgtgaacttattttatgtatccttgaccttatttttgaacttattttgtgaatcctggatcttattttgtgaatcttggaccttattttgtgaatcttggaacttattttgtgaagttattttgtgaacttatttgtgaatccttaaacttatttcgtgaatcctggaccttgttttatgaatcctggaccttattttgtgaactccttgaccttattttgtgaacttgttttgtgaatccttgaacttattttgtgaatcctggaccttgtttttCTTATTATAACATTAATCTCTTGGTTTGTCTTGTACATTTACTATCTCAGGTTTTTATCCCTTTTCATCCTTGACTCAAGCAGGGATATTAATGTGGATTCTGACAACAAGCATGCCAAAGAgcttgtatgatttttttttccaaaatattgttattgccttttcttttaaaagtatactccaaaatatattttgatcttgttattgccttttctttttcaattgcATCATGTTTCATCTATTTTGGGAGAGTCATATAAATCTttggagttcatgcacacaaacAAATTTGTCAATCTCgaagtccctcaacaaacaacatggTATGTAAACATATgtctttttccttttgttaacagatcaatagttattattttgagcttgttgattttaaaccatttgctgtttttttttgtctagttttgattgtggagtttttctgttgaagtggttgagtgccttggacaatgatagtttatggaccaaaagtgaatattttgaggtaagtTCATTAGTATACGAAAATAAAGCCCTATCTTGTGAATCtaagaccttgttcagtgaatcttagagcttgttttgtgaaacttggtcattataagtggttaaaatcaacaagctctgagattcactgaacaagctctgagattcactgaacaaggtttgagattcacaaaacaaggtctgatattcaccaaataaagatagGTTGGTTGTCTATATACTTCATTTATATATGTCGCTCTTTGCAGAAATTGCCACAATATCAAAAATCGATCATGTTGGAACTACTTAGAtgggataaaaatactaaaaaggtacacttcattgtcttaaaaatgatgtgaagttcatTTCTTCATAACTTTGGCGAATATTTCGTAAATAAGTCGATTGTACTTGTTTTTGGTTGTATAGGTGTTTAATTAAAGAAGACAATTGTCCGTGTTGATGGGATGATGTGAAGTCATAATATGCAAAAGTGGCTCCtgtaaagattgttgccttcatcaactcttgtaaaAATATTTGATAGTTGTAAGGTCATAATAATTTTTCTGGGTCACTTATGTGACTTATGTAGCTAATTTGACATTGAGTTGAGAAATTTGAGCTTGGCTTGGTCTACTGTTATACGATTTCCCACATTTAAGTTCATGTTCCACGAAATCACCTTCCGTAGGATTCACAAACTTTGCAAGTAAACAATTGGACAAATTAAagtctagcattcacaacattgaAAACAAATAAACGTCGTAAGTAAATcaacaagctctgagattcactaaacaaggtttgagattcacaaaacaaggtctgacattcacaaaattaagagcaaaatagatgattttaagccacgaccaagtttcacagaacaagccctaagttTCACAGaataagccctaagattcactgaacaaggtctgagattcacaagataaggtatgagattgacaaaattaagagcaaaatagatgattttaaaccacgaccaagtttcacagaacaagccctcagattcactgaacaaggtatgagattcacaagataaggtctgagattcacaaaattaagagtaaaatagatgatttaaaccacgaccaagtttcacagaacaagccctaagattcactgaacaaggtctgagattcacaagataaggtctaagattcacaaaattaagagcaaaatagatgatttaaaccacgaccaagtttcacagaacaagccctaagattcactgaatgggtctgagattcacaagataaggtctgagattcacaaaataaggtctgaaatgataaaaacgcttgatgctagattcaggaccaagtttcacaattttatcttccagtttcacaagataagttccaggattcacaacattgacCAAAATAAAACGAGCTTAAAACTTGTCTTCTTCAATCGTCATGTCTATTCTCGTTGCTTAAGAATACTCCTTTACATCAATATTTATCCTCGACTTCTTccccttcttcctcttcttccgatgTGTCTCCCTATGTGAAGAATCAAACCTTGATTAgatactttttttaaaaaaaaaaaattagtagaCAATAGTAGTTGCGTTTTCAAGTTATACTAAAATGGAAAGACAAGAGTAGAATTATACATACTTGATTCTCAGGAGGATGCTCTGCAAACTCATTTGGACAATTTCTTTTATCGTGGTGTGATATGCGTTTACacttagcacacaaccttttCGGTTTTTTTGCCTTCATAATTGCCTTATTTTTGCTGCTCACCATCCTTTTACCACTACTTTTGTTTCTAGAGACTTTAGGTGGTAAGATCTTGATTTCTTTTGGAGCCTTGCAGTTGAGAAGGACCTCCAATTCTTGTTCTTTGGTCAAAGGCTTTAGGTTTGACTCCAACTTCTCTCAGAATTCTTTAATTAGCTTGGCAAACTATCTCATATCtgactcttcttcttttcttttgagcaTACCAACAGTTGTGTAAATCTCAGACCACACCCGAGACATTCCAAATTTACTATTACCAGTAAGATCATAGTTTTCCAGCAGATTtccattcaaatcataaaccgggtttctgagtgcattctttttattttttttgcaagaaaagaaAGCCAATTTTATTCATCCATAAAAGGGAATAAGAAGGCCAATCTTACAAAATAGAACCACTAGTAGGCTACTAATCTCAGTTAGTTAAACCATACAATATCTCCTCTTCATAAGAAGAAGGAGTCACATGTAATAACTTAACACTAACTAAAAACTGGACTCTACGAATGACATAATCCGCATCATGTTCCACATTGTTGAAAGTCCTGGAGTTTCTTTCTTCCCAAATACTATAGGTCAAAGCATTCAGACAACTAGAAACCCAAAGAGCCTTCCAATGTCTCCTATGTCGCCTGTGTGCAATCCAGTGCATTTCATTCTTTAAATGCATAGATCGACCTCTCAGACCCATCCAGTCCAGCAAGTGTTTCCAAATATGACTTGAATAACTACACTGAAAAAAGAGGTGTGGGTGATCTTCACTGGCTGCCTTACAGAGCACACAACGATTCACCAACTGCATACCCCTGAGAGTGAGTTGATTAATAGTAGCCAACTTACATTGCATAGCAAGGACAACCATGAAACTATGCTTAGGTACAATAGCCTTGTTCCATACTGCCCTCACCCAGCTGATTTTCCTGCTTGGCTCTCGAAAAAAATCATACACCTTGTGAAGCTGCATTTTCCCCCTGTAATACAATCTAATAGGAATGCCCTAGCATCAGCAATACTTCCTTCTTTAGCCACTAGTTCATTTCTGACTTTCAGCAAACTCCTCCAACTCTCTGAATGGCAGTTCTTAACTGACATAGTCCAGAATATATTGTATGTGTGATTCCAGTTTGCCCATAAGCTGTCAAAATGAGTATCAATTATCCATATCCATTTACACATAATACATTTATTCCAAGACAAGGTCTCCTTGATATTGAATCCCCCTTCAGAATGTGGTGTACAGCAGGAGGCCCAACTCTTCATAATCAACTTCCTTTGGCCATCATCAGAACCCCATAAGAAATGCCTACAAAATTTGGTTATAAGCTTGATCACACCCTTTGGAATCAGCAAAGGGGAACACCAGAATTGCTCAAGTCCAAATATGACTGTGTTAATCAAACTAATTTTACCAGCATAGGATATCTTCTGTTTAGCCCAAGAATGTAAGCATTTCTGCACTTTACTAAGTAAATCAGCAAACATACCCTTATTAAGCTTCCCCTCATTCAAAGGAACACAAAATATCTAAATGGAAATTCACCCTCCACATAATTAGTATCCCTCAGAATAGATTGTTTGACCTCCTCTCTAACCCCTCCCATATAGATATTAGTCTTGTCTGGATTTGCCTGCAAACTAGATAGCTGTGCAAACAAATTCAAAGACCGAGTCACAGCTTGAACAGAAGGTACATCTCCCCTGATAAAGAGCATAAGATCATCAGCGAATATGAGATGGTTCAACCCCAGTTTCCCACATTTTGGGTGATAAGAGACCTGGTGTTCATTGTGAAT is a window encoding:
- the LOC141651431 gene encoding uncharacterized protein LOC141651431, which translates into the protein MFADLLSKVQKCLHSWAKQKISYAGKISLINTVIFGLEQFWCSPLLIPKGVIKLITKFCRHFLWGSDDGQRKLIMKSWASCCTPHSEGGFNIKETLSWNKCIMCKWIWIIDTHFDSLWANWNHTYNIFWTMGKMQLHKVYDFFREPSRKISWVRAVWNKAIVPKHSFMVVLAMQCKLATINQLTLRGMQLVNRCVLCKAASEDHPHLFFQCSYSSHIWKHLLDWMGLRGRSMHLKNEMHWIAHRRHRRHWKALWVSSCLNALTYSIWEERNSRTFNNVEHDADYVIRRVQFLVSVKLLHVTPSSYEEEILYGLTN